A single Agrococcus sp. ARC_14 DNA region contains:
- the ccsB gene encoding c-type cytochrome biogenesis protein CcsB codes for MTTDQWDAAALLAVYSAMAIYTLAFIAFAVDLARRSAAKPVEAKELVGAGASSAAESAMEAPVAGAGRGARIGYVLTVLGWAVHLAGTVMRGIAAGRVPWANMYEFALTGIAVIVGVFVLSRLWRDLTYLGVFITGLAVVFLGAATVNFYVPPVPLPPALQTYWLVIHVFVATLATGFFSLGAGLSVLQLVKERRANGFLRSLPSADHLEDLSYRVGVIGFIFWTFTLIAGAIWAEHAWGRYWGWDTKEVWTFIIWVLYAGYIHARATRGWRGSRSAWLQIIGFAAIIFNFAVVNLFFTGLHAYSGLTSN; via the coding sequence ATGACCACCGATCAGTGGGATGCGGCCGCGCTCCTTGCCGTCTACTCCGCCATGGCCATCTACACGCTCGCCTTCATCGCGTTCGCAGTCGACCTCGCCAGACGCTCGGCAGCTAAGCCGGTCGAGGCCAAGGAACTGGTCGGTGCAGGCGCCAGTTCAGCAGCCGAATCGGCGATGGAAGCACCCGTGGCCGGCGCCGGTCGTGGTGCCCGGATCGGCTACGTGCTCACCGTGCTGGGATGGGCCGTGCACCTCGCCGGAACGGTGATGCGCGGGATCGCGGCCGGCCGCGTGCCATGGGCGAACATGTACGAGTTCGCACTCACCGGCATTGCCGTCATCGTCGGCGTGTTCGTCCTCTCACGCCTCTGGCGCGATCTGACCTACCTCGGCGTCTTCATCACCGGCCTCGCAGTCGTGTTCCTCGGCGCGGCCACCGTCAACTTCTACGTCCCACCGGTCCCGCTGCCCCCAGCACTGCAGACCTACTGGCTCGTCATCCACGTCTTCGTCGCCACCCTTGCGACGGGCTTCTTCTCCCTCGGGGCAGGACTGAGCGTCCTGCAGCTGGTCAAGGAACGCCGCGCAAACGGCTTCCTGCGTTCACTCCCGAGCGCGGATCATCTCGAAGATCTGAGCTACCGCGTCGGCGTGATCGGCTTCATCTTCTGGACGTTCACACTCATCGCTGGCGCCATCTGGGCGGAGCACGCCTGGGGCCGTTACTGGGGCTGGGACACCAAGGAGGTCTGGACCTTCATCATCTGGGTCCTCTACGCCGGCTACATCCACGCACGCGCAACTCGAGGCTGGCGCGGCTCACGGTCCGCATGGCTGCAGATCATCGGCTTCGCCGCGATCATCTTCAACTTCGCCGTCGTCAACCTCTTCTTCACCGGGCTCCACGCATACTCCGGCCTGACATCCAACTAG